One window of the Streptomyces asoensis genome contains the following:
- a CDS encoding S1 family peptidase produces MSFGRRGTLRHSLRLLVAGGLISAGIAGLAPSPAQAITGGNAVTDSSLNFVAKVSYVGGTFCTGTLIRNNWVLTAAHCVGGVTNPGDMTVRVGTNLKDTGGQVRKAIALYSYPGYTGGHNDIALLKLESPVTGIAPISLADPSQSYRWDGQQGGPFTQYDDGVIAGWGKNGAGQLPDRLQFKGASIMPAEPDGVGLKSIPTSGGPCPGDSGGPLMVDISGELFQVGVMKGQNCSTGANYSEVGAGYLQTWILSHL; encoded by the coding sequence ATGTCTTTCGGACGTCGAGGAACTCTCAGACATTCATTGCGGCTACTAGTCGCCGGCGGCCTGATCAGCGCAGGAATAGCGGGCCTCGCCCCGTCCCCTGCCCAGGCTATAACCGGCGGCAACGCGGTCACCGACAGTTCCCTGAACTTCGTTGCCAAGGTCTCGTACGTCGGGGGAACCTTTTGCACCGGAACCCTCATCAGAAACAACTGGGTGCTCACCGCAGCGCATTGCGTGGGCGGTGTCACCAATCCCGGCGACATGACCGTGCGTGTCGGCACCAATCTCAAGGACACCGGCGGGCAAGTCAGGAAGGCCATCGCGCTCTACTCCTATCCCGGTTACACCGGCGGGCACAATGACATAGCCCTTCTGAAACTGGAATCTCCGGTGACCGGCATAGCGCCGATCAGTTTGGCCGATCCCAGCCAGAGCTACCGATGGGACGGCCAGCAGGGCGGTCCTTTCACGCAGTACGACGACGGCGTCATTGCGGGATGGGGCAAGAACGGCGCCGGGCAGCTTCCCGATCGGTTGCAGTTCAAGGGCGCGTCCATCATGCCGGCCGAGCCGGACGGCGTGGGACTGAAATCGATCCCGACCAGCGGCGGCCCCTGCCCGGGCGACAGCGGAGGCCCCCTGATGGTTGACATCAGCGGTGAGCTCTTCCAGGTGGGCGTCATGAAAGGCCAGAACTGCTCCACCGGCGCGAACTACAGCGAAGTGGGCGCCGGCTATCTGCAGACCTGGATCCTGAGCCACCTCTGA
- a CDS encoding MerR family transcriptional regulator, giving the protein MTADDSYGRLDDDDYPAYTMGRAAEMLGTTQGFLRAIGEARLITPLRSEGGHRRYSRYQLRIAARARELVDHGTPIEAACRIIILEDQLEEAQRINAEYRRAASGHTAAI; this is encoded by the coding sequence GTGACAGCAGACGACTCCTACGGCCGTCTCGACGACGACGACTACCCCGCCTACACCATGGGCCGGGCCGCCGAGATGCTCGGCACCACGCAGGGCTTCCTCCGCGCCATCGGCGAGGCCCGCCTCATCACCCCGCTCCGCTCCGAGGGCGGACATCGCCGCTACTCCCGCTACCAGCTGCGGATCGCCGCCCGCGCCCGGGAACTCGTCGACCACGGGACGCCCATCGAGGCTGCCTGCCGCATCATCATCCTCGAAGACCAGCTCGAGGAAGCCCAGCGCATCAACGCCGAGTACCGCCGTGCCGCCTCGGGGCACACGGCCGCTATCTGA
- a CDS encoding S66 peptidase family protein, producing the protein MISSALPQLLRPRALRPGDLVVIASLSGPLHADYEPDLEQAVVVLERMGFRVRRAPLLEAGRHRWWSAATPAEIAREFNGLLRDPEVRAIIAHDGGQTVLGYLDLIDVEAITADPKPILGYSDISLLHLVLYAQTGLVGFHTDLATSGLGGHWQAAPAARRAELERLYATLLTSTEPIGALPAGPSWECWRAGRTEGRLIGGVINRIVLAQATPYALPLEWFDGAVLFWEELGGQASYVWSYLQILRHAGILDRIAGMVVGIPTAIDGLDSPDASPTLREIVLDVLGDRDIPVLGNVEVGHAGPNLPMPVGTRVALDAQQRSLSLLEPAVRPHAMTGPVG; encoded by the coding sequence GTGATCAGTTCTGCGCTGCCTCAACTGCTTCGCCCTCGTGCCCTGAGGCCCGGAGATCTCGTCGTCATCGCATCGCTGTCCGGGCCGCTGCATGCCGATTACGAGCCCGATCTCGAGCAGGCGGTGGTCGTGCTCGAGAGGATGGGATTCCGCGTGCGTAGGGCGCCGCTCCTCGAAGCAGGGCGGCACCGCTGGTGGAGCGCGGCGACGCCGGCGGAGATCGCCAGGGAGTTCAATGGTCTTCTGCGTGATCCTGAGGTGCGCGCGATCATCGCGCATGACGGCGGCCAGACGGTGCTCGGTTACCTCGACCTGATCGACGTCGAGGCGATCACCGCCGACCCCAAGCCGATCCTCGGCTACAGCGACATCTCGCTGCTGCATCTGGTGCTCTACGCGCAAACGGGTCTGGTCGGGTTCCATACCGACTTGGCCACCTCTGGACTCGGCGGACACTGGCAGGCTGCCCCCGCCGCACGCAGAGCGGAACTCGAAAGGCTCTACGCGACGCTGCTGACCAGTACGGAGCCGATCGGTGCGCTGCCGGCCGGCCCGTCGTGGGAGTGCTGGCGTGCCGGTCGCACCGAAGGCCGGCTGATCGGCGGGGTGATCAACCGCATCGTGCTGGCGCAGGCGACGCCTTACGCGCTGCCGCTCGAATGGTTCGACGGCGCGGTGCTGTTCTGGGAGGAGTTGGGCGGCCAGGCATCGTATGTGTGGAGCTATCTACAGATACTGCGGCACGCCGGCATCCTCGATCGGATCGCCGGCATGGTCGTGGGCATCCCGACCGCGATCGACGGACTCGACTCGCCCGACGCGTCCCCGACCCTGCGCGAGATAGTCCTCGACGTCCTCGGCGACCGTGACATCCCTGTCCTGGGCAACGTCGAGGTGGGACACGCCGGACCGAATCTGCCGATGCCGGTCGGCACCCGCGTCGCCCTCGACGCGCAGCAGCGGAGTTTGTCGCTGCTCGAACCGGCGGTACGGCCGCACGCGATGACGGGACCGGTCGGCTGA
- a CDS encoding STAS domain-containing protein, translating to MSDIEQADRPDRFSVVHRMVGGVRVVTVRGEIDHDVKSVLGQALLSEDSAAQPSRIVVDLSGVTFMDSSGINVFVTAHHAVSSTDGWLRIAAAQKPVLHVLRLVGIDALITCHPTIEQALNP from the coding sequence GTGAGCGACATCGAGCAAGCGGACCGGCCGGACCGGTTCTCCGTCGTACACCGCATGGTCGGCGGCGTACGCGTCGTCACCGTGCGGGGCGAGATCGACCACGACGTCAAAAGCGTCCTCGGCCAAGCCCTGCTCTCCGAGGACAGCGCGGCGCAGCCGTCACGGATCGTGGTGGACCTCAGCGGCGTGACCTTCATGGACTCCAGCGGCATCAACGTCTTCGTCACCGCCCACCACGCCGTCAGCAGCACCGACGGATGGCTGCGCATCGCCGCCGCACAGAAACCCGTCCTCCATGTCCTGCGACTGGTCGGCATCGACGCCCTCATCACCTGCCACCCCACCATCGAACAGGCCCTGAACCCCTGA
- a CDS encoding TetR/AcrR family transcriptional regulator, producing the protein MEKQRKAPRGTRKRDVPLTQDGIYAMALKLIDADGVEALTMRKLATALDANPMSLYHHVPNKEALLHGVAALVGSHFREGKREDMPWQGRMRQLALDFRALAHRHPKLMEYSFARADYVQPEDPFWRGLTDTLAAAELPASAIPRVAASLCAVFTGLLLSELTGALQRWTTLPPAPSGPDGEAASPPAKEVVDTMFDYALDATIAGLESQIARTRKEP; encoded by the coding sequence ATGGAAAAGCAAAGGAAGGCCCCCCGTGGGACCAGGAAGAGGGATGTCCCGCTTACCCAGGACGGCATCTACGCCATGGCACTGAAGCTCATCGACGCCGACGGGGTCGAGGCGCTCACCATGCGCAAACTCGCGACTGCGCTGGATGCGAATCCGATGTCGCTGTACCACCACGTGCCGAACAAGGAAGCCCTGCTGCACGGCGTGGCCGCGCTCGTCGGCTCGCACTTCCGCGAGGGGAAGCGGGAGGACATGCCCTGGCAGGGCCGCATGCGCCAACTGGCTCTGGACTTCCGCGCCCTGGCACACCGCCACCCCAAGCTGATGGAGTACTCCTTCGCGCGCGCCGACTACGTCCAGCCGGAAGACCCCTTCTGGCGGGGACTCACCGACACTCTGGCCGCCGCCGAACTGCCGGCGTCCGCGATCCCGCGCGTCGCCGCCTCCCTGTGCGCGGTCTTCACGGGGCTGTTGCTCAGCGAACTGACCGGAGCACTCCAGCGGTGGACCACCCTGCCTCCGGCACCATCGGGCCCCGACGGGGAAGCAGCGTCCCCACCCGCGAAGGAAGTGGTCGACACGATGTTCGACTATGCGCTGGACGCCACGATCGCCGGCTTGGAGAGCCAGATCGCACGAACCCGCAAGGAGCCGTGA
- a CDS encoding PP2C family protein-serine/threonine phosphatase translates to MTLAGTLAAAETAAPVESLDVVARMLKEHLGAAAVSFLITDFTGGSVVRLGTAGSVDTDEPARRIRLRGTLYDDVIRTQRPSVEDKGEGALVRIVAPVTNRGDAIGLLELFLPAAPDAEAMREIGETAHALAYIVIANRSYTDVYQWGRRTIPLSLAAEIQHRLLPASLACEAAQFSVAGALEPADHVGGDTFDYVIDRDTVQLSVTDAMGHDVDAALLATLLVGALRRARRAGGDLAEQARQADQAMREHGRQGYVTGQLLRISLIDGKTEFINAGHPWPLRMRNGRVREITPKIDMPFGFPAPHTYRVQSLDLRPGDRLVMLTDGMLERNANRLELSDLIVRTRDLHPREVARTLIAAIVDANIGHLEDDATVMCLDWHGVGHSQRDADTGADLTDASAPSRTGHTTPGADA, encoded by the coding sequence ATGACTCTGGCGGGGACACTGGCCGCGGCGGAGACAGCGGCGCCCGTGGAGTCGCTCGACGTGGTCGCGCGCATGCTCAAGGAGCACCTCGGGGCCGCGGCGGTGTCGTTCCTCATCACCGACTTCACCGGCGGCTCGGTCGTACGGCTGGGGACGGCGGGTAGCGTCGATACCGATGAACCCGCCCGGCGCATCAGGCTGCGAGGCACCCTGTACGACGATGTGATCCGCACCCAGCGGCCGAGCGTGGAGGACAAGGGGGAGGGCGCGCTGGTGCGGATCGTCGCCCCGGTGACCAACCGCGGGGACGCGATCGGGCTCCTCGAACTGTTCCTGCCCGCGGCGCCGGACGCGGAGGCGATGCGGGAGATCGGCGAGACCGCGCACGCCCTGGCGTACATCGTCATCGCGAACCGGTCCTACACCGACGTGTACCAGTGGGGCCGCCGTACCATCCCGCTGAGCCTGGCCGCGGAGATCCAGCACCGGTTGCTCCCGGCCTCGCTGGCGTGCGAGGCCGCGCAGTTCTCGGTGGCCGGGGCGCTGGAACCGGCCGACCATGTCGGAGGTGACACCTTCGACTATGTGATCGACCGGGACACCGTCCAGCTCTCCGTCACCGACGCCATGGGGCACGACGTCGACGCCGCGCTGCTGGCCACCCTCCTGGTGGGCGCCCTGCGCCGCGCTCGGCGGGCCGGTGGCGACCTCGCCGAACAGGCCCGCCAGGCCGACCAGGCCATGCGCGAGCACGGCCGCCAGGGCTACGTCACCGGCCAGCTCCTGCGCATCAGCCTGATCGACGGCAAGACCGAGTTCATCAACGCCGGGCACCCCTGGCCACTGCGGATGCGGAACGGACGGGTACGGGAGATCACCCCGAAGATCGACATGCCGTTCGGCTTCCCTGCCCCTCACACCTACCGGGTCCAGTCGCTGGACCTGCGGCCGGGCGACCGGCTGGTGATGCTGACCGACGGCATGCTGGAGCGCAACGCCAACCGCCTCGAGCTGTCCGACCTGATCGTGCGCACCCGCGATCTGCATCCCCGCGAAGTCGCCCGCACCCTCATCGCGGCGATCGTCGACGCCAATATCGGCCACCTGGAGGACGACGCGACCGTGATGTGCCTGGACTGGCACGGCGTCGGCCACTCCCAGCGTGACGCCGACACCGGCGCCGACCTCACCGACGCCTCCGCACCGTCAAGGACGGGACACACCACTCCCGGAGCTGATGCGTGA
- a CDS encoding SDR family NAD(P)-dependent oxidoreductase, with translation MVVTGATGGIGAATALRLAGLGWDVIGTARNQEKADLLVSAAARRGLGLRTVVLDVADPFSCRGAMARVEEMTGGGAWAVMNNAGVPQAGSVEDVSDEQARHLLEVNLLGAMRICRLALPGMRRRRRDADQLDDIDTSPGMAYRPVGN, from the coding sequence GTGGTGGTCACGGGGGCGACGGGCGGTATCGGTGCGGCGACGGCGTTGCGGTTGGCCGGCTTGGGCTGGGATGTGATCGGCACCGCGCGCAACCAGGAGAAGGCGGATCTCCTTGTCTCGGCTGCGGCCAGGCGGGGGCTCGGGTTGCGGACGGTGGTGCTGGATGTGGCGGACCCGTTCTCCTGCCGAGGGGCGATGGCCCGGGTGGAGGAGATGACTGGAGGTGGTGCGTGGGCGGTGATGAACAACGCCGGTGTGCCGCAGGCGGGCTCGGTGGAGGATGTCAGTGATGAGCAGGCGAGGCATCTGCTGGAAGTGAACTTGTTGGGTGCCATGCGGATCTGCCGGCTCGCGCTGCCGGGGATGCGCCGGCGGCGGCGTGATGCTGATCAACTGGACGACATCGACACCTCACCAGGCATGGCATACCGCCCAGTCGGCAACTGA
- a CDS encoding TetR/AcrR family transcriptional regulator, translating to MQMTDVLGRTPRRSNARSNRTRILATARQKLRDNPDASLETVAQAAGVARRTLYGHFSSRPALIAALTQEAGRALQQAFAAARVPDAGPLEAMARMALAAWSVGDRYRMLISLGRRDLGEAEIRATLAPVREEAIATVRRGQEEGVFADHVPAPVLARALEALMLALADENAESTWADPTGEAAATALLVAAGVTPRVAALRVRDVLPSTGRAMACPPAEARSRLGADD from the coding sequence ATGCAGATGACCGACGTTCTGGGTCGCACCCCGCGGCGCAGTAATGCTCGCTCGAACCGCACACGAATTCTCGCGACCGCTCGGCAGAAACTGAGGGACAACCCCGACGCGAGTCTCGAGACCGTCGCCCAGGCGGCCGGCGTCGCGCGGCGCACCCTTTACGGACACTTCTCCAGCCGGCCGGCGCTGATCGCCGCCTTGACGCAGGAAGCAGGCCGAGCGCTACAACAGGCGTTCGCCGCGGCCCGTGTTCCGGATGCCGGCCCGCTGGAGGCGATGGCGCGGATGGCCCTGGCGGCATGGTCGGTGGGTGACCGGTACCGCATGCTCATCTCCTTGGGGCGCCGCGATCTGGGAGAGGCGGAGATCCGAGCCACCCTGGCACCGGTGCGTGAAGAGGCCATCGCGACCGTGCGTCGCGGTCAGGAGGAAGGCGTGTTCGCGGACCATGTTCCGGCGCCCGTCCTCGCCCGGGCGCTGGAAGCGCTGATGCTGGCCCTCGCCGATGAGAACGCCGAGTCCACCTGGGCGGATCCCACGGGTGAGGCGGCGGCGACCGCGCTCCTCGTCGCCGCCGGCGTAACACCACGGGTGGCTGCGCTCCGCGTGCGGGACGTTCTGCCGAGCACCGGACGAGCGATGGCATGCCCTCCGGCCGAGGCACGGTCGCGCCTGGGGGCAGATGACTGA
- a CDS encoding malonic semialdehyde reductase, with amino-acid sequence MTYREPQALDVLDDAGRKLLFTEARTANTFAATAVTDHELAMIWELARWSPTAANGQPLRVLFVCTRDGKERLVRHLDEGNRAKTLSAPAVAVLAYDVDFHEQMPTVFPARGDMLRAAFADQTEARESLAAYNSALQTGVFLLAVRAAGLAAGPMAGFDKAGVDEEFFAGTSWRSHLVVNIGHPGADPWFPRLPRVPLEDAVAWV; translated from the coding sequence ATGACCTATCGCGAACCGCAGGCCCTCGATGTCCTTGACGACGCCGGGCGGAAGCTGCTGTTCACAGAGGCCCGCACCGCCAACACCTTCGCTGCAACGGCCGTCACCGACCACGAACTCGCCATGATCTGGGAGCTCGCCCGCTGGTCGCCGACCGCCGCCAACGGCCAGCCTCTGCGTGTGCTCTTCGTGTGCACCCGCGATGGCAAGGAGCGATTGGTCCGGCATCTCGACGAAGGCAACAGGGCCAAGACGCTCAGTGCACCGGCCGTGGCGGTCCTGGCCTACGACGTCGATTTTCACGAGCAGATGCCGACCGTCTTCCCGGCCCGCGGCGACATGCTGCGAGCGGCGTTCGCCGACCAGACCGAGGCGCGCGAGAGCCTCGCGGCCTACAACTCGGCGTTGCAGACCGGGGTCTTCCTGCTCGCGGTGCGCGCGGCGGGGCTCGCGGCCGGTCCCATGGCGGGCTTCGACAAGGCCGGCGTGGACGAGGAGTTCTTCGCCGGTACCAGCTGGCGTTCGCACCTGGTGGTCAACATCGGTCACCCCGGTGCCGACCCGTGGTTCCCGCGGCTGCCCCGGGTGCCCCTCGAGGACGCCGTTGCCTGGGTCTGA
- the trhA gene encoding PAQR family membrane homeostasis protein TrhA yields the protein MIAEDAQPPVHGRDSQSGPDVTLDALHPPAAGVPARATGRPAAGQTAVGLEGGVERAAAALKPRMRGWLHAGVFPLALVGGVVLIAVSRSAAAVAACTVYALSACLLFGTSAVYHRGTWGPRGEAVLRRLDHANIFLIIAGTYTPLAVLLLPEGRQRVLLAMVWAGALAGIAFRILWIGAPRWLYTPCYIALGWVAVFNLPEFARTGGTSVVVLVIVGGLLYTAGAVVYGLKRPDPSPAWFGFHEVFHALTIAAFTAHYTAILLAAT from the coding sequence ATGATCGCCGAAGATGCCCAACCGCCGGTACACGGACGGGATTCCCAGTCCGGCCCCGACGTCACGCTCGACGCCCTGCACCCTCCGGCGGCCGGTGTGCCCGCCCGTGCTACCGGCCGGCCGGCTGCCGGGCAGACGGCCGTCGGCCTGGAGGGCGGGGTGGAGCGCGCGGCGGCTGCGCTGAAGCCGCGGATGCGCGGCTGGCTGCACGCCGGGGTGTTCCCGCTCGCGCTGGTCGGCGGCGTCGTCCTGATCGCCGTCTCGCGCTCGGCTGCGGCAGTGGCGGCCTGCACGGTGTACGCGCTGTCGGCCTGCCTGCTTTTCGGTACCAGCGCGGTCTACCACCGCGGAACCTGGGGCCCGCGCGGGGAGGCGGTCCTGCGGCGGCTGGACCACGCGAACATCTTCCTGATCATCGCCGGCACCTACACCCCGTTGGCCGTACTGCTGCTGCCCGAGGGCCGGCAGCGGGTGCTGTTGGCCATGGTGTGGGCGGGTGCGCTGGCCGGTATCGCCTTCCGCATCCTGTGGATCGGGGCTCCGAGGTGGCTGTACACCCCGTGTTACATCGCGCTGGGCTGGGTGGCCGTGTTCAACCTGCCCGAATTCGCGCGCACCGGCGGCACCTCGGTCGTCGTACTCGTCATCGTCGGCGGTCTGCTCTACACCGCGGGCGCCGTCGTCTACGGACTCAAACGCCCTGACCCCTCACCGGCCTGGTTCGGCTTCCACGAGGTCTTCCACGCCCTGACGATCGCCGCCTTCACCGCGCACTACACGGCCATCCTCCTGGCAGCCACCTGA
- a CDS encoding SGNH/GDSL hydrolase family protein: MTTAHPYTRYVALGDSLTEGVGDPDLSGGCRGWADRLAEILAEEQPAFTYANLAVRGKTAAQIKTEQLGPALALQPDLVTVMAGMNDLIRSSFDAASVIADIEEMFVRLTASGARVATVTFPDLGKVSPLARRVLPRIRDLNARLLAAAERHDVAVLDVFLHPVTTDPRLWSDDRLHASPLGHARIAAGMAHTLGLAGHHDWTEPLPLLTPIPALRAIVADVRWAGAFLGPWLWRRLRGRSSGDGRTAKRPEPESVTRWQTS, translated from the coding sequence ATGACGACGGCGCACCCCTACACTCGCTATGTCGCCCTCGGCGACAGTCTCACCGAGGGCGTCGGAGACCCCGACCTCTCAGGTGGGTGTCGCGGCTGGGCCGACCGGCTCGCCGAAATCCTTGCGGAAGAGCAGCCGGCGTTCACCTACGCCAACCTCGCCGTGCGGGGGAAGACCGCCGCGCAGATCAAGACTGAACAGCTGGGCCCGGCACTCGCGTTGCAGCCGGACCTGGTGACCGTCATGGCCGGCATGAACGACCTCATCAGATCGAGCTTCGACGCCGCGTCCGTCATCGCGGACATCGAGGAGATGTTCGTCCGCCTCACCGCCTCGGGCGCCCGAGTGGCCACGGTTACCTTCCCTGACCTGGGCAAAGTATCCCCGCTCGCACGCCGGGTGCTTCCCCGTATCCGCGACCTCAACGCCCGCCTGCTCGCTGCCGCCGAACGGCATGACGTCGCGGTCCTGGACGTCTTCCTCCACCCCGTCACGACAGACCCGCGTCTGTGGAGCGACGACCGCCTGCACGCGAGTCCGCTCGGACACGCCAGGATCGCCGCCGGCATGGCCCACACGCTCGGCCTTGCAGGCCATCACGACTGGACCGAACCGCTGCCTCTGCTCACCCCGATCCCGGCCCTACGAGCCATAGTCGCCGACGTGCGTTGGGCTGGGGCGTTTCTCGGCCCCTGGTTGTGGCGGCGGCTGCGCGGCCGTTCATCGGGAGACGGCCGCACGGCCAAGAGGCCCGAGCCGGAGTCCGTGACGCGGTGGCAGACAAGCTGA